In the Silvanigrella aquatica genome, TCAGTGTCTTACAAAAAAATAGCTCGTATTTTGACACCTATCTTTTATCTTACGTTTTTTGCAATCTAAATCCACAATCACAGCGCAAGTTGTTTAAAAATTCTTGTCAAACGGAAAAAAATGAGGCATGGTTGCAATTTCTATGGATGATCTTCGATTTGATATCATCCAACTTTATTTTAATCAATACTATCAAGAGGTTAAAAATGACTTCACCTACGGATAAGACCAATCGCTGCCGCGATGCAAAAAAAGTGAAAATGGGTAAAAAGGCTAAAAACAAGCTTCGTAAGACAGGAACAACGCCAAAATTGTTCGCTCTTAACAAGCCAACTCCAAATGAGCTTAAAAATTAATTTTTTAATTAAATTTTGCTATTACAGAGAAGAAAATCAATACCCAAACGTGCGAACGATTTCCTATTTTGCACGCTTAAGTTGAGAATTTTCTTCTCTTTTTTTATTTTTTCTAGAAGACATGGTAAATTCTTGATGTTATTCAAAAGAGCACTATTCTTCGATAATTTCAACTTTTTTAAAGGAGATTTCACACAATATGCGTCCAATGGGAAACCAACAAACTCGTAACCCCGCACAAGATGGTCCAAGAATTAATGATCGCATCAAAGCAACTGAGGTTCGTCTCATATCAGACACGGGCGAACAAGTAGGAGTATTACCCATCCGTGAAGCTCTCATGAGAGCGGAAGAATTAGGGCTCGACTTAGTTGAAGTTTCACCTGACGCTAAACCGCCTGTGTGTCGTCTTATCGATTACGGTAAGTTTAAATACCAACAAAGCAAAAAAGCTCAAGAAGCTAAGAAAAAACAAGTTGTTATTGAAGTAAAAGAAATCAATCTGACCCCAAATACAGATAAACATGACATTGAAACTAAACAAAATCATATTAAAAGATGGATTGCCGAAAAAGCACGGGTAAGAGTGGGAGTCAAATTCCGCGGCCGTGAAATGTCGCATATTGACTTAGGCTACAAAGCTCTTCAAGAACTCATGACAGGCCTTGAAGAAATTGTGGTGCAAGAATCAACGCCACGTATGGAAGGACGTCGTCTTGTGGTGACCTTACTGCCTAAAAGCGAAAAGGTATGAAACCCAGATCCCCAACTTATCAGTTGGCTATTTTGGAAACATCTGACTTGCACTGTAATATCGTTCCTTACGACTATTACAATGACAAAAAGTCAGATCACTCCGGTCTTGCCAAAACAGCCTCTCTTATAAAAAAATTTCAAAAAATTTATAAAAATAGCATTTTGGTTGATAATGGGGATCTTATTCAAGGCAATGCTCTGGCTGACTATGTCAGCAGATATCAACCCCTCCCTGCAGATCAAATCCATCCCATATTTAAAGTTATGAATTATTTAAAGTACGACATAGCGACTTTAGGCAATCATGATTTTAATTATGGCATCGATTTTTTAAAGCAAATTGTAAAACATGCTGAATTTCCGTATATTTGCTCCAATATTTTTTTATATGAAGCCAAGGCACCGCATCATAAGGGGAAGTCGCTTTATCCAGAAACCTATATTCTTGAAAAAATACTCGATCAAAACGAGATGATTAAAATCGGATTTATTGGAGTTGCCCCACCCCAAATTCTTGTTTGGGATAAACACATATTAGAAAACAAAGTCATCGCATTAGATATTGTTGAAACAACTAAAAAACTAGCAGCACAACTCAAAAAAGAGGGCGCTGATCTTGTCATCGTTTTAGCTCACAGTGGCATATTGCCTCTAAAATATGTCCCAGAGACTGAAAATGCGGTATTTGAATTAACTAAAATTAAACATGTTGATGCTGTATTTTCTGGACATCAACACAGCGTTTTTCCAGGTGGCAAAGTATTTAACAATTTAAAAAAATATCATGTCGATAACGAAATTGGAAAAATAAATAATAAACCCGTCGTCATGCCCGGAGCTTTGGGCAGTCATCTTGGGCTGATTCGCTTTATATTAGAAAAAAAGAATAAAAACTGGAAAATTCTTCAGTCATTTTCTGAAGTCCATAGCGTAAAAGATTTTGAGGCTGATTCTAAAGTTTTATCATTAGTAGACGAGGAAAATAAAAAAGTACTCACTCACATTCGATCCTACGTGGGCCAAAGTAATGTTCATTTCCATTCTTGGTTTTCAACTATTATGACAACATTGTCATCTCAATTTATTCAAAAAATTGGAATTGAATATGGTCAAAAAAATTTAAAGGGAACTCAATGGGAAAAAACTCCGCTTTTATGCGCATTTGCTCCCTTAAATACAGGTAGTCACGGAAGTCCTTATATTAATATTGCTAAAGGTTCTTTAGCAATTAAGGATATATCAAATTTATATCCCTATGATAATGAGTTTAAAATTATACTTGCCAATGGAAATCAATTAAAAGAATGGCTTGAATTTTCAGCAAAAGCATTCAATCAAATAGATATAAATGCCACAGATGAAATTAATATTTTAAATCCATTATTCCCATCATTTAATTTTGACTGTATTTTTGGTGTGACTTATGAAATAGACATAACACAACCTCCAGGAAATCGTATTTATAATTTATGCTATGACAACATCCCAATAAATCCGCGAAAAAAGTTTGCTATCGTAACAAATAATTATAGAGCTTCTGGTGGAGGAAACTTTCCAAACGTAAATAAATTTAAATCCATTTTAAATTCTACAGAGCTGTATAGAGATATCGTTGTTGCAAAAGTCAATAGCTGCAATGAAATCAACGTAAATTTAGACAGAAATTGGAAAATTCGCCCCATAAAGAATTCATTAAAACAAAAAATAATTTTTGAAAGCGCCCTGGATTCCATCCCTTATCACCCCCCTTTTTTAAATCTTCTCTCAAAGGATGGCCTTTTAAAAAGAGCAAAATATCTTGTTGACATGACAAAATTTTGATTCCAACATACCTTAAATATTAATATATCCTTTAATTAAGAAGAACTTTAATGAATCTCTAACGCTTGAGATGATTCGTATGCTTAAAAAGTTAAGTATCAAACAAAAAATGATCTATTGGAATGCCCTTGTTGTCATTGTTTTCGCTGTGACATTAGTTTACTTAGGTGCTGATTCTCTTGATGAAATGTTGCACGAAAAGAAAATTCAAATAAAAAATCTAACAGAGTCCGTTGCCGGAATTATAAATAGTTATATTAAACTTGAAAAAGAAGGCAAACTCACTCACGAAGAAGCTTATAATAGCATTAAAACTGCGATTTATGCCGCACGATACGATGGAGATAACTATTTTTTTGTCGGTGATTTAGAAATGCACCAGGTGATTAACCCTAAAAGACCTAAAGATGATGGAGTGGTTCAAACTTTACCTCAATATAAGCAGTTTGTAGAAATTGCCTCAAGAAATAAAGGCGGCGATTATTTATCTTATAAAACGACACGGGCTGGCTCAAAGGAAGAATTCCCAAAACTAACTTATCTCATTCCCATTCCAGAATGGAAATGGTATGTGGGAACAGGAATATATATAGACGACATTGAAAAACAAAGAAATAAAATAATTGTTATTGATAGTCTAATCACTATTTTTATTTGTATTTTTTTAATGGGTGGCGGTATTTTTCTTGCTAATTTTATCTCAAAACCCTTAGCATTCCTTGTCAAGGAATTAAAAACATCCTCACATACCATGGAAGATAAATCGAATAATTTAACAACATTAAGTAAAAATGTGGGTAGTTCTTCAAAAGAGCAAGCCTCTTCCATTC is a window encoding:
- the infC gene encoding translation initiation factor IF-3; the protein is MRPMGNQQTRNPAQDGPRINDRIKATEVRLISDTGEQVGVLPIREALMRAEELGLDLVEVSPDAKPPVCRLIDYGKFKYQQSKKAQEAKKKQVVIEVKEINLTPNTDKHDIETKQNHIKRWIAEKARVRVGVKFRGREMSHIDLGYKALQELMTGLEEIVVQESTPRMEGRRLVVTLLPKSEKV
- a CDS encoding bifunctional 2',3'-cyclic-nucleotide 2'-phosphodiesterase/3'-nucleotidase; this translates as MKPRSPTYQLAILETSDLHCNIVPYDYYNDKKSDHSGLAKTASLIKKFQKIYKNSILVDNGDLIQGNALADYVSRYQPLPADQIHPIFKVMNYLKYDIATLGNHDFNYGIDFLKQIVKHAEFPYICSNIFLYEAKAPHHKGKSLYPETYILEKILDQNEMIKIGFIGVAPPQILVWDKHILENKVIALDIVETTKKLAAQLKKEGADLVIVLAHSGILPLKYVPETENAVFELTKIKHVDAVFSGHQHSVFPGGKVFNNLKKYHVDNEIGKINNKPVVMPGALGSHLGLIRFILEKKNKNWKILQSFSEVHSVKDFEADSKVLSLVDEENKKVLTHIRSYVGQSNVHFHSWFSTIMTTLSSQFIQKIGIEYGQKNLKGTQWEKTPLLCAFAPLNTGSHGSPYINIAKGSLAIKDISNLYPYDNEFKIILANGNQLKEWLEFSAKAFNQIDINATDEINILNPLFPSFNFDCIFGVTYEIDITQPPGNRIYNLCYDNIPINPRKKFAIVTNNYRASGGGNFPNVNKFKSILNSTELYRDIVVAKVNSCNEINVNLDRNWKIRPIKNSLKQKIIFESALDSIPYHPPFLNLLSKDGLLKRAKYLVDMTKF
- a CDS encoding methyl-accepting chemotaxis protein; amino-acid sequence: MLKKLSIKQKMIYWNALVVIVFAVTLVYLGADSLDEMLHEKKIQIKNLTESVAGIINSYIKLEKEGKLTHEEAYNSIKTAIYAARYDGDNYFFVGDLEMHQVINPKRPKDDGVVQTLPQYKQFVEIASRNKGGDYLSYKTTRAGSKEEFPKLTYLIPIPEWKWYVGTGIYIDDIEKQRNKIIVIDSLITIFICIFLMGGGIFLANFISKPLAFLVKELKTSSHTMEDKSNNLTTLSKNVGSSSKEQASSIQETAAAIAEVTSMIARTSALTQNSENLSSIINKQIDMGNHTVQKMVTAMASIQEASQKLSEIEHIIIKIEEKAKVINDIVNKTELLSLNASIESARAGEYGKGFAVVAEEVGNLAKSSGKSSDEIRDLLEQSRSNVKSILELTVARVAEGQNTTEEVSKIFTEIVHDINEIHIQLTQVTEATKEQEIGVKQISQAMNKIDQSAINNLKSAEESIISSHQILDISIDLKKIATATESIVFGEKIA